Below is a genomic region from Etheostoma cragini isolate CJK2018 unplaced genomic scaffold, CSU_Ecrag_1.0 ScbMSFa_3902, whole genome shotgun sequence.
tggAGTTATACGTGTCCAAATTGCAGAATTGAAGAAGTAGTAGACTTGAGTCTGAAGTTATTTACACCTATCACTGAtgctccctcctcttcctcctcctcctcctcctccccctccccctcctcctcttcctcctcctcctcctcttcttcttcttcttcttcttcttcttcttcttcttcctcctcctcctcttcctcctcctcctcctcctcctcctcttcttcttcttcctcctcctcctcctcttcttcttcctcttcctcctcctcctcgtcgttgtcctcctcttcttcttcctcttcctcctcctcttcctcctccctgtgtttcctgtgtttcaGGACGTTGTGGAGCGGTTGTTCCTGACCGACGTCTCAGAGAGAACTCTGGTGAGTcgttaaaaataaacttgttgtTGTCCAGATGCTGAAATGTCTTAAGAGACACTAgaccccgagcagttggggttCGGAGTCTTGCATACGTTGGTCCGTagagggacttgaaccagcaaccctacagttcccaacccaactccctacggactgagctccTGTCACACACTAAATGATGCTGACGTGGTTCTGACTTGTTGTCTCTGATCTCCAGAGACAGGGTGGACAGGGTGGACAGGGTGGACAGGGTGGACGCAGCGAGATCCCGACACACCGCGTCCTCGCTGACGAGGAGTTTCTCCCGTTTAAAGAAAACACCTTCGACCTGGTGGTGAGCAGCTTGAGGTGAtgaacacataacacatacagtattatacataaaatacacaatacatagAGTATaatacacataaaacacaatacatacagtataatacacat
It encodes:
- the LOC117940975 gene encoding arginine-hydroxylase NDUFAF5, mitochondrial-like, translating into TCSCCLVVLQVGSRVADRVYDIVRTFPLALDIGGGKSHIAEHLNKDVVERLFLTDVSERTLGQGGRSEIPTHRVLADEEFLPFKENTFDLVVSSL